The DNA region catggcaaagcttcgctagatctgagtgtcaCAAATGGAAACACTGCCAAGACCATGTCTTAACAGACGTtgtgatgccaactgaagaaaaaccaagtcgtaattatatggcttggtacatatcggttggatttgagtttatcgccgaggatatgtacttaTACGACCCACGCCGGACAACTTACACACCAGAAGGCTCAACATataacccccaacaacattgtcagaccgaTTACTCACAACCCCTTATTCATCAAAATTTCCGATCCACAAACACATAAACCTACAACCCTGACATGCTAGACACCtaaccacaataccaagagcataccccgtaccaccaccaacaactagatcatcaTCAAACATCCAACATTGCTATGCACCAAACACATCACCCTATCATAGCCTCCTTAGCCAAAATACTCAATGATCATTTAACACCAACTGTCCCTCCTCCTACCATTaccaagaagcccaaacatctcaaaaccaaaactttcaacaaccatatgtctaccaaacaccacaacaatcatttcaacctttcctcggcgcatcattcacaccaatgtctcccttcaatcgtctcggtcgccctccaacaactcaaacacaacccaattactctagcatgggtcatgaactcagctatggcggtaccccttcgatgcatacacaagactacgctgatttgtctgactatctcaagCAATCTCCTGTAGTTGGTGGTGATGTTTCTGGGCCCTCAAATACTCAAGcacctggggtgaatcatcaacgtaGGTTAGGGTCACGAGTTCGGttagctaggggatgtgggaccaGAGGTGGGTTAGGTGATCCCGATCAtcgacattagtcttttttgtgtaaacgggtattaatattaatatgatTTGGTCCGATCTCGACTTTATCTATCATGTacaatattttttttaaaaaattatgaAACACACATAGGTGCCAAACCAATTGGCACCTTCTTTAAAACTTAACACATAGGCGCCAATCGGATTGACAACACAAGGTGgactagccaatccaattggcgcctcctctcaaaGTTTAAGAGCAGACACCAATTCATCTGACGCCTCCTCTTCAAAGTGtggtagtttgggatttttttttgaaaactgggttattttgggatttGTTTTTTGAAAAACTAGGTTATTTGGGTAAAAATTTCAATATATTTTAGATGATATTTTTTTGTGCGTCTAATTTTGGAAGATTATGTATCTTTCTATCTAATCAAGTTTTGAACGCAAAAGAATAGTATATTTATACCTGTCTGACTGTTTATTTATTGTCTTATTTAGTTTTGTATGGTTGTGGATTATAGAAGTTGACCCCTTACAACCAACATTTTAGGTAGCGATGAATTTGAAGATGTGAAGTGAAAATAGTGTGAGGTTGCACAAGATCGCGGGGATCTAATTGGGTTTTTACCGAATTCATTTGCTTCACTTTAAGTAATGTATATTTTCAACCTTGTAATTataattttatattaaaaataaattctAGCATTTTTCAAAGAAAATATAGTTTTTTAAGTAATGTCTTTGGTCAAAATTCGGGGTGTTACGCACATAGTCAGATAATCATTTTGAAAGGGAAAAGCAAACACTTTATTTAATTCAAAGCATATTGACGTACAAGATGTAAATTGtaatagaaagaaaaaaaacacaaaagCAACAAGAGACTAATTCAcctcttcatcatcatcctcacTGGACACAGTTGGAGATACGAGAGTTGATTTTTCTAGTTTCTTAATGAGTTTGCAAAGCTTCGAGTTTATCTTCCTATGCATCCTTATCATCATTTTTTGGTATTCACGAATGTCGTTGAAGATGTTTGAGGAAAACGGAGGGAGTTTATCGTTTGCTTGTTGTTGTCTTGCTATTGGTGGTGCCTTTGAAGGTAGAGAGAAGACTTTCTTTTCCTTTATTCCATACCTCATCTGGCCCAAGGTGAAGCGATCTAGGTGATCCAAGTCTTAGATGGAGTGTTAATTAGTTATTTTGATGTTGTTTTTTAGTTTGGTCGATAATTGACTATTGATTGGTTGTGTTGGTGTTGTTAATTAGTTATTATGAGCTTAATTAATCATGGTGAAATTACCATTGTTGAATGATAATTGAATTACTTAAATGATTCAGAATGGGGGACGCGGTTTTTGAGGGAACCAAATGTTAAGTTGGTATCACATGCATAGTGTCACATTATGTTGTGAGTCTCATTGTGTATATTGTTGTGAGATTGTGATGATGTTAATTGTGTATTGAATGTATGATATGTTGTGTGTTTATCTACATTTGCATTCTTTACACCGTTTTATATCGAAGTTTATTTCTCATCCCTTTTGCTTAATattgtccaccatggacatcttgtAGATAATCAGGAGTAAAGTTATGGCTGTGTGTGGAAGGTGGCTTGTTGGAACTATTCTTCATTTACTTGTAGTTTTATGATAATTTAGTGGTTTTAGCGCTCTGATCTTTTAACATCGGAAACATACTAGACATTTTTTTGCTATGTCTTGAGTTAATGTTGAATTATGTGGTTTAAAGTCTAATGCTTTATTTGCGAAATTAAATTTTGAAGTTGTTATGATATGATTTTCCGCTGCTTGTGGTCAAATGTGTTGATGAGTTTTTTTTATAGTTGTCATAGTAACACCTTAAAATTTTGATTAAACCTTTTTATATAAGTTTcagggtttagggtgttacaataTGCACATTTCTACACTTGTTTTGTGTGACAGGACAAAATTTTAATTCTGCACCCTCTAATATGTTTGCTTCGTCTCACTCTATTTTTTTAACATGCGGACGTGAACATTAACATGATATTCTACAATTTTTATACGTTAAATGTGTGGTGCCTGCATACCCGCTCCACCTCGGTCTATTTTTTGCAAGACCGGTTAAAGTTTTTGCTCCTCCATCAACAATGGTTGTCTTGTCCGACCCTATATTTACAGACTTTTGAGAAACCGTTAAAACGGAAAGAAGATGCTTGTTTGCCAATCCTACcattaatatattaaaaaatataaacTATAGAAATTATTACAAAAATAATTTCTCTGTTCACAATATGTCCACCTACCGCAAGTTTCTCTTTTGATATAGAACATGTTATGCCATCCCTAGTTTAGGTAAAATTTTCTTTACAACGTGTCATTTGCATAATAATTAAATCAATCAAAAACTATATTTTTAGTGAAAACTTTTAAAatgtttatttttaattaattaacacagTAATAACACTAGTTAGCAATAATTTGCATTgaataaaacaaaacaaaaaaacaagAGAGATAGTTGTGGGTCATAAGATATTGTGGGTGACCTCCAAATCCACCATAAATCTCGAGCCCCTAGAAGAACCTCCACTCTCTCGAGATTCTCAAATTCTCATCACTTTGGTTTAAATTATTTTTCACTTTCGAACTTTACTCAATGGCCAAACTCAGGGAATGTTGGATTCTTCAAAACCCTAACCAACCATAATCTTATCTCATACACAAAGCTTATCAATGTTAAGGTTCTTTAAGTAATTCCACAAAAAAACATATACTCTCACTATTAAATAAAAGTATAAACTTTCTTTCTTTAAACTTACTATCTAACTTAAAGACTTATATACGGTTTCCGACGGTGACAATAGACAATAGGTAGAGATACAAATAGATAGAATATTGATATATTAAATATACGATAGTATTTGAGTTTTATTTATTCATctattattaattaaaaatatttcaAAACTTTGTCTGAACATATATAGTATGAATGTTAACACCTATTCAAAGTGtaaaatcaaaagaaaaaaacTATTTTACTGATCATTCGTTTAATTTTTCAATCTGTATTGTACGAATATCATACATATATCATTTTTTATAAATGTCTTTGTGTCATAATTTGAGACGGAAAATCTAAGACGACGAACcatttaaaatcaaaataaattttatattaaGAGGAGGACATTCATCCAAACCTTCATCAACAAACCAACCCTTAGAAATTAAAGTACTATGacttaaaatatttttataaagTACTTATcacaattaaatcataaaaaaatagaatttctaattatatttatatatttatatatttatattatatttAGATACATGTTTACTAACAAAATATAGTGACTAGATGACATGATATTCCTTCATCCTCTAGTGAAATTTTTTAACATAGTTTTTTGGCTTTATATACTtttatttcaaataaaaaatttACAAAAGCTCTTTCTACTTTCTCAGCATGTGCATGATTAACAAAACAAATAAATTTCCAATTCTACCCTTACCACATTCTTTCAATACCATATATATCATTCAAATTTCACCTTAAATTACTTCCATTTCATAACCATTTACATAATATCTTGGTTATTACAAAAAACCTGACTCAATGACAGACATGCTTTAGTTACCTTTACATTATTATATCATATTCATGAACCTGTCTTTTTTTTGTTCTTGTGTTTGTGTCTGACACAAAAGAGCTTTTGTAAATAAGTGATTCTGTCAAGAAAAAAAGTGAAAAGAATTTCTTTcttattttgaaaataaaacattTGAGAGTTGTTATCATTTGCCATTTCAACATCTACCCTTAGAAAAATCCTAATGGAAATTTCAAGAGGGGAAGGTTTTCTATGTTTTGTGACATTGTTCTTGTTTTTGTGTTCTACTAATGCTTTGCTTTCTCCTAAAGGAATTAACTTTGAAGGTAAAGTTTTTAaaaatttgtattttttttaataaatttgaATGTTAATGTATATAAGTTTGtgttttttttgtttatttaatgTAGTTCAAGCTTTGATGAGTATAAAAGCTTCATTAATGGATCCTCATGGAATTCTAGAGAATTGGGATGGTGATGCTGTTGATCCATGTAGTTGGAATATGGTTACTTGTTCTACTGAGAATCTTGTTATTAGTTTGTGAGTTTTTTTCTTCAATCTTTTTTCTATTTGAATTTGATAAAGTTGCAaaattggtttgagatttttaaGTGCTTTTGATGATTTTTTTGGTATTGTTTTTGGTTTAGGGGAATTCCTAGTCAGAATTTATCTGGTACATTATCACCAAGCATTGGAAAGTTAACAAATCTTCAAACTATGTAAGTTATCAGAAAGGACTTTTAGGAAAATTGATTTTGAATGAATTGATTCTGAGAAAAAGTGGCTTAATTTGGGAAATTTTCTTACTACTGTTTTTCAGTATGTTACAGAATAACAACATAACTGGACCAATCAGTTCAGAGCTAGGAAAACTTTCCATGCTTCAAACACTTGATCTCTCTGATAACTTCTTCAATGGAAAAATTCCTACTTCTCTTGGTCATTTGAGAAAGCTTCAATACTTGTAAGCATTTTTGAGCTAAGAAGTTGTTAAAATGACTTCTTGAGCTAAGAAGTTATTAACATGATTTGGTTTCAGGAGGCTTAATAATAACAGTTTTTCTGGTGAATGTCCCGAGTCGTTGGTGAACATGGCGCAACTTACTTTTCTGTAATCTTTTTCAACTTTCTTTTACTACTTTGTTCATTCATTTTGTTGTTAGATGTGTTTCTAAAATGACTTGTTTGTGATTATAATTTCAGTGATTTGTCATTCAACAATCTTAGCGGCAGTGTGCCTAGAATCTTGGCCAAATCATTCAGGTAACTCTCTCACTATATATAGATACATGTATATGCACGCGAGACATTCCCAGACACCAGACGCAACACCGACAGATAAACTTCGGTAACAATTTAAGAAAATGTAAGCAATTGAATGTAATAACTACATCTGTCGGTATCATATGAGAGTCGAACACTTGACACACTACGGACACACCTTGAACACTGGACACGATATTGTCCGTGACTTTAACACATAGACACAATACTAATCTGAAAATTTGCAAGTAATTGAACATAACCACAAGCGTTTGTATTGTGTCAGTATCAGTGTCAGACACACTTTAATTTGAAGTGTCGGTGTTACATAGATCGTAGGTTGAAATTTTTTCTCATTTTCTCATGATGTTTCAGTATTGTTGGAAACCCTCTGGTCTGCGCGACAGCAAAAGAAACAAACTGCCATGGGATGAAACTCATGCCTATGTCAATGAACTTAAACAATACTAACGGTAAGACCCTTTGAAAATTTGAATGATTGGCTTAAAATTTCACATCATTTTTACATATGTTGCACAATGGTTCTAAATTGTGGTTATGCTGCAAACCTCGATATTGTGGTAAAAAGCGACCGTAATTGCAATTGTGATGCCGTTCAAAAAGCTCTAAAACTTTTGTCCTGCTCATGCGAACCGCAATTTAAAACCATGTAGTGTACTCTGATATATTATGCATAATCATTATATTGTTGTTTATCTTTGGTTCTCTAGATGCATTACCATCAAGAAGAACAAAAGCTCACAAAAGGGTCATTGCGTTTGGTTTAAGTCTTGGATGCCTTTGCTTATTAGTCCTTGGTTTCGGATTTTTACTATGGAGGAGACACAAACATAATCAACAAACATTCTTTGATGTTAAAGGTACATTATACATTTGATCAAATTATGATAGTTCCTTCATTTAAAAGGCTTAATAGGCCTGTGATTCAATTCACGATTCGAAAAAAAGTTTCTATGATTCACGATTTGATAACCATGTTACAGACCGACATCACGAAGAAGTCTACCTAGGAAACTTGAAGAGGTTCCAATTAAGAGAACTCCAAATTGCTACTCACAACTTCAGCAACAAAAACATATTAGGAAAAGGCGGTTTCGGCATTGTCTACAAAGGAATTCTTTCAGACGGTACGCTTGTCGCTGTAAAGAGGCTTAAAGACGGAAACGCCAAGGGAGGAGAGATACAATTTCAGACCGAAGTTGAAATGATCAGCTTAGCAGTTCATCGAAACCTTCTCAAACTCTACGGATTTTGTATGACTTCATCAGAAAGGCTTTTAGTTTACCCCTACATGTCAAATGGTAGCGTCGCTTCTCGTCTCAAAGGTAAGCTCCATCAATAATTTCGTACTAAGAAATTTATACGCGATTCATGATAGAACATTATGTTGTCGCCCGTTCCATTTTTGAGGACGTACAAGCACATGGCCCAAAATTTGCCAGAGTTAATAAGGCCTCTATTTATTTTTCCATTGTTAAACTGCGACTAACTTACACAGAGCCTCCAAAAACTTAAGACGACTCTTGTTAATTTCAGCTAAGCCGGTGTTGGATTGGGGCACAAGGAAGCAAATTGCATTAGGAG from Lathyrus oleraceus cultivar Zhongwan6 chromosome 1, CAAS_Psat_ZW6_1.0, whole genome shotgun sequence includes:
- the LOC127120698 gene encoding protein NSP-INTERACTING KINASE 1, which translates into the protein MEISRGEGFLCFVTLFLFLCSTNALLSPKGINFEVQALMSIKASLMDPHGILENWDGDAVDPCSWNMVTCSTENLVISLGIPSQNLSGTLSPSIGKLTNLQTIMLQNNNITGPISSELGKLSMLQTLDLSDNFFNGKIPTSLGHLRKLQYLRLNNNSFSGECPESLVNMAQLTFLDLSFNNLSGSVPRILAKSFSIVGNPLVCATAKETNCHGMKLMPMSMNLNNTNDALPSRRTKAHKRVIAFGLSLGCLCLLVLGFGFLLWRRHKHNQQTFFDVKDRHHEEVYLGNLKRFQLRELQIATHNFSNKNILGKGGFGIVYKGILSDGTLVAVKRLKDGNAKGGEIQFQTEVEMISLAVHRNLLKLYGFCMTSSERLLVYPYMSNGSVASRLKAKPVLDWGTRKQIALGAGRGLLYLHEQCDPKIIHRDVKAANILLDDYCEAVVGDFGLAKLLDHKDSHVTTAVRGTVGHIAPEYLSTGQSSEKTDVFGFGILLLELITGLRALEFGKAANQKGAMLDWVKKIHQEKKLDLLVDKDLKNNYDKIELEEIVQVALLCTQYLPSHRPKMSEVIRMLEGDGLAEKWEASQRADNTNKCKPHELSLSDRFSDLTNDSSLLIQAMELSGPR